In Brassica napus cultivar Da-Ae chromosome C2, Da-Ae, whole genome shotgun sequence, the sequence TCTTTCTAAACTCAAATTCATGAAGATATTATACACATTTAGGAAAGTCTTcctaatattttaagaaaatatagtttctaagaaaaaaattataattcctTTTTCCTTCAATTTAAGCTCATTACAAGAAATTTATATCACAGTAAcccaaaaatacattcttccaTCAAAATTAATAGTTCCATAGACTAAAATGAAGTGTTACATAATCACACAAGTATTTGGTTCCTCCTACACAACTCTGTAATTATTGCATGGTTGATATATAGTAAGAATTAGCATAGGACGAATGATATTGGTACGGGTAGCTAAAATGCGTAACAGGAGTCGGTTTCTCTGGTTCTGGCTTTTTCTCAGGTGGTTTAACAACTTCAACCGTAACAAGCTCTGCATTACATATCTTCCTTAGCTTCTTTACGATAAGCGGTACATCAACTTCACCAACTACCGTCATTTTCCCGGTTTTATCATCCATTGCTATCGAAGTAAcccctaaatttttttaacaaccATGAAAAAGTTAATTTCGCCGActtattaaaattaatgatCATATTGTAAATGTtgaagtttataaaaaataccTGAAAATTTAGAAACGGTCGCCCACACTTTCTTCCTGATTCTTTCCTCGTGAACACTCAATTGCAATACAGATTTCTGTAATTTGAAACCAGACATCAGTTTTGCAAATTGTAAGAATCTAAGTAAGGTTGATCAGTTTCTATATATAGCGACTAATCAAACATTATAGTTTAATTATTTCAAGAacgaatatatatatgaaagaaAGGGTGTACCTGGGTCATAGCTCGAGAAAATTATTGAAAAGCTTCAGAAATTTccgatatatttttaaagaggGAGAATGAGAACAGATGTAACTTGAGATGTTGAGAGATTCTTGATGATAATTGCAAGTCCAAAGGtatctattatatatacaaagtaCATAGGAATATGCGTGGAAATTAACCATAGGAATATGCGTGGAAATTAACCAGCGGCCTTGGGCTAGTGGTACTTGAGGGGAAAACCCCCAATACGGTACCCGCAGTTCGAGTCCCGCTGGCCACCCGAGCTAGGGTTAAATCCCAAGAATACGTGGAGTACCGTGGGCCTCGCGGGAATAGTCGGTTGACTACGGTCGCCGGAAACCCGCAgttacctaaaaaaaaaaaaaaaaaaaaaaaaaaaatatgcgtGGAAATTAATATTGACCCACGAAAAgtctttgtttctttctatttttaataacaaGCATTGTGAAGGACCACAAAAAGCATTGTGAACGAGTCAACTTTATAACTTCTACTAGTATAGTTTtggatttggttgaacattAAAATAGATGTAACGAGGCAACGACGAAATCAACTGAAGAAGTGTCATTTGCTCATTATTAGGCCACGTTAACGACTTGGACAACGTTGATTTTTGACTCTGTTGACCTATTCGGTCACGTAAGAACATTGCTTGACAAGATCTTTAGAGTTTGTTCCGGGAGAAGTTAAGTTGTACTTGTAAGACACATACATCAAAACGAACACTTAAATCGAAATCCAATTGGGACTGAAGTCAAAACGGTTCCCTTTTATGGATTTTATAGATGTTGGATTTTCATCTGTTTGTCCTTAGGTTGCTTCTTAATCGTAAGAAAACATAGATCTGAAAAAACGAAGAtctgaaaaattaatatatgtagaTTCTTGTTTCATATTTACCCTCAacaaaaatatagagaaaatggTCAAATAAATACTGAACTTACAACTTTTAACACGAACACTTCATTAATCCAAAAAACATATAAACTTTTGTTGTTTAAGCCAAATTAGGTATAAATTTAGGCAACAATAACTTTCACTTGAccaatgtttattttttaatgtaatcAAAACGACATtgttttgctaaaaaaaaaaagctaacaaAATTCaccataaaaatattaaatttacaaaatttcgCTAAAAAGCATGAAAATTTCATtgatccaaaaatataaaacatgttttgttcaagaaaaattatatataaaccaagtctccaaaatccgaaccgaaaaaatttatatttttttggatcagtgaaaagttcatgtttttagccaaaatatataagttaaatatttttaagatgaattttgttagtttttttttagcaaaacaGTGTCGTTTTAATTTCCGTTAAAAACTAAATgtcggtttaaaaaaaaaaaatttgactaaagttatatataatttggttCGGTCAACATAAGTTCATATGTTTTTTGGATTAATGAAGAGTTCGTGATTTTTTGGCAAAAATGTGCAAGTTCGGTAATTAGCTGACCGTTTtctccaaaaatatatttaaaatattttatttttctaaatgaataatttttgttttaagtaGCACAATCATTTAAAACGAATGTATGTTTGAGACGGACCCAAAATGGGAACTAATTCAGGTGACTTCATTGTTAGCAAGAGTGGTATTTTTTATATCATGTTAGactattgtaatattttttttccttcgaGTCTTTGATATAGAAAATTCTTGtgtttatttggttgtgttgaattatTCTGGTCATTTTATTGTGCGATGTCATGCTCGGAATAGCTGATTAGCTTGATATGGAGCCAGAAGTCTCACATAAGCTAGACTGAAAAGGTTCATTTAAAAACTGTAGTCgtctattaattaaattttcttaaGCAAGCACTTGCATTGGTTAAGTTTTCATATGACAATCATCGTGCATTCATTGGAATTTTGCATACAAAGCATTATATGGACGATCTTAAAAAATACCGCTATGCTGATCCAAATGAGTGAGCACAACATATTTGGTCCAGACTTTGTTTGAATAGACAACTGAAAGAATCTGATTACTcaagatgaaaatgaaaatgaaagagCCTCAAAATAGACAAAAGATTTATGAGGACAGATACATGAAACAGTATGAGTTCGAAGTTAGAGATGTAGTATATCTCAAAACCATCACTTACAAATGCAAAGTTTGAACATCAAAGAATGCAAAGTTAGTCCAAGATACATGGGAGTATGGGAACGTTCaaaatcctggaaaggattggaCAAGTCACCTATAAACTGGATATTCCTTCATTGATGGCTCAGTTCCATAACGTGTTCCATGTATTTATGCTATGGAAGTGATCGGGATAATGTGGTTTCAGAACCACCATCCGACTTAAGAGAAAATTTCAGTGTAGAAGGAATACCACTCTAGGTCATTAGCAAAAAAGTTAAAGAAGGTGGaagaaataaaatcaaaataatccaAGTTGCATGTGACTGCAATGGGGAATAAGAAACAACTTGGGAACATGGAACGGAAAATTGGTTATTTCATACCTTAACACATGCCAACGGTTCCGATTAGTACATACATTAATGACATTTATTAAATCATATCTCAAATTTAATACTTTAACTCTCATAACTAGACTAAATCATACTTTGACTACTTATATGTTagtcaaatatttaaaaagctGACATGTCTAATACTAATGATTTACGTGGTAATGCTAAATGTGACATAAAATATTCTAGCCatctacttaaaaaaaaataaaagaaagctCGGCCAAACAATGTCGTTTTCTCAATTTGTTTTTTGTGATGTTTCTTCGTATCTATCTCTTTGTTTAGTTCCACCGAGTTATACACTCCAATTAATTTCACAAGCTCGTCGTCGGGCTTTTTGGTTCTGTTGATAAGCATAATTGACTTGATGGGTTTctgttttgatatattttctttaatgtTTGTCTAAGTGATACAGGACAACTGCTCTCACTAAGCATATATATTGCCTATGCCTCTCATGCAGGGGCGGCGGAGACGGCTTAAGAGGAGCGCGGGGAGGctgtattatttaaataaaattcgtATTggccaaaaaataaatttgacaaCACAAAAATAATTACTAAACATTAAAGATACAATTTaattatacaattaaaatattaaattttggatTTAACCTCATTTCcctataattacaaaaaatttaaatcccTAAACACGTTTTGCTATTTTAAACTTTAACAATATGTTTATTTAAGCTCAACTTGTATCAGACCCAACTAATTTATAATacagaaacattaaaaaaataaagtaaaattaaaaaaaaaaaaaaaatgttcctcTTCCTCACAAACTCAAGACGACAGCGAAGTTCCAACTCGTGCtttacaatgattttttttgttaaatttcaggctggttttctatatttttttaatactctactcttttgtttgtatttttactTTATGTTCATGATTTGAAAAAGATTTACCAATTAGTTGTATATTTAgaaagataatattttatttatttataggaTAAAAAGTTACTCTCCTTcagtaagaaaaaatatttgaagatgTAGCCAATGAAACTGGTATAAAACGTTTTCAAGCTATGAGTGAGCGTAAAGTACATTTGTAATTTTTGTGgtttataaattatgtttttgatttctttttctgACCCTGGTACAAAACGTTTCTGGCTCTCCCCCCCTACCAAACCCGAAAAAGAAAGACATATCATGAATGCGGGACTAAGGCCGGAATGACGAATGATGGATTCAGGTTGATTATGTCAAATATTAAACATGTAATAGCATATTAGCAAACTGATATGTTGTACTTGAACCTCGTTTAATCTTATATGAATCCAATTATGTTTAGGAGTTGTctagaaagaacaaaaaacacGAAGTAATTCTTAAGTAT encodes:
- the LOC125581682 gene encoding heavy metal-associated isoprenylated plant protein 13-like, which codes for MTQKSVLQLSVHEERIRKKVWATVSKFSGVTSIAMDDKTGKMTVVGEVDVPLIVKKLRKICNAELVTVEVVKPPEKKPEPEKPTPVTHFSYPYQYHSSYANSYYISTMQ